A genomic stretch from Shewanella sediminis HAW-EB3 includes:
- a CDS encoding helix-turn-helix domain-containing protein codes for MAEQARKNMSPENSNPDKRTQSATETRHRNATTTPEMRRFIQESDLSVTQLSKVLNIGEATVRKWRKRDSVENTPNTPHHLNTTLTPLQEYVVVGLRYQLKMPLDKLLRVTQNFINPNVSRSGLARCLKRYGVSRVSDIESPHVPERYFNQLPIIQGSDVQTYTLHFETLAETLAMPSPDGDNVVQVVSLTIPPQLTEEQPSSILLGIDPSSDWIYLDIYQDGNTQATNRYIAYVLKHGPFHLRKLLVRNYHTFLQRFPGARLNTGTTHKSAATNNKTPENQAPSGDS; via the coding sequence ATGGCAGAGCAAGCTCGAAAAAATATGAGTCCGGAAAATTCAAATCCGGATAAACGTACGCAAAGCGCGACCGAGACTCGGCACCGCAATGCCACCACAACGCCTGAAATGCGTCGGTTCATCCAAGAATCCGACCTTTCAGTCACGCAACTTTCCAAGGTGTTGAACATAGGTGAAGCCACGGTACGTAAGTGGCGCAAACGTGACTCTGTCGAAAATACGCCAAATACGCCCCACCATCTCAATACAACGTTGACCCCCCTTCAGGAATACGTGGTTGTAGGCTTGAGGTATCAGCTTAAGATGCCACTCGATAAACTCCTTCGGGTAACGCAAAATTTTATTAACCCCAATGTTTCTCGCTCCGGGTTAGCAAGATGCCTTAAACGTTACGGCGTATCACGGGTGAGTGATATAGAGAGCCCTCACGTACCCGAGCGATACTTCAATCAACTGCCCATCATTCAAGGCAGTGATGTTCAAACTTATACTCTTCACTTCGAAACGCTAGCCGAGACATTGGCAATGCCGAGTCCCGATGGCGATAACGTGGTTCAGGTAGTGTCTCTCACTATCCCTCCTCAGTTAACCGAAGAGCAACCAAGTTCAATACTGCTTGGCATCGACCCGAGCAGCGACTGGATCTATTTAGACATATACCAAGATGGCAACACCCAAGCCACGAATCGATACATCGCCTATGTGCTTAAGCATGGGCCGTTTCATCTGCGTAAGTTGCTCGTTCGCAACTACCACACCTTTTTACAGCGCTTCCCCGGTGCCAGACTCAATACTGGTACCACACATAAAAGCGCGGCAACTAACAACAAGACGCCTGAAAACCAGGCACCCAGCGGAGACTCATAA
- the fusA gene encoding elongation factor G has protein sequence MAEFITEQIRNLAVLGHTGSGKSSLLEALLFRAKAIAQKGRVDKGTNHADFTAQEKSHRHSLEPSFLNLDFDNHHINLIDTPGMPDFFGRALLPLPGVESVLLVINASTGIETLTQRAFEAARTMGKVVLIAINHIDGNEERLPGLLEEIQRRFGPRCLPVNLPTASLDDVVDCYLHCEEGAADSLFHSAMSAKDDLIDTVLEEDEELMEVYLEQGECLSPEQLHAPLEAALRMGHLVPVCFTSAEQEVGIGSLLEIITKLMPSPLEANPPQFVKGAGSNLTPVDVTQNASDHVLAHVFRISIDPFFGRMGVFRLYQGTVTVGMKLFIGEGRKPFKVTHIFKLQGDKQIGVPQAVPGDICAVAKVDELEVGAVLHDSHDEDQFHLPELNLPQPIFGLAVMPKRRGDEQKIAEVLHKLVAEDPSLSLAKNDAEGQMILQGQGDLHLQIAIEKAHDVFNVDMDTDKPAVAYRETITDSATARYRHKKQSGGSGQFGEVELTVEPLERGAGFEFVSKVVGGSVPGQYIPAVEKGIKEAMISGALAGFPMQDIKVCLLDGKHHSVDSKEIAFVMAGKKAFLDAVAQATPVILEPVVEMEVVVAQEHVGDITGDISSCRGMVCGTQAQGNSKVVVSVEAPLATVDDYSTRLKSMTGGDGQFSMTFARYDITPDNVQKSLIKSVREVA, from the coding sequence ATGGCTGAGTTTATAACCGAGCAGATCAGAAATCTGGCGGTGCTCGGACACACAGGATCGGGTAAATCCTCTCTACTGGAGGCATTACTCTTCCGCGCTAAGGCTATTGCTCAAAAAGGCAGGGTGGATAAGGGCACAAATCATGCTGATTTCACTGCCCAGGAAAAATCCCATCGCCACAGTTTAGAACCCTCCTTCTTAAATCTAGATTTCGACAACCACCATATCAACCTTATCGACACCCCCGGCATGCCAGACTTCTTTGGCCGAGCACTATTACCCCTGCCCGGCGTTGAGTCTGTCCTGTTGGTGATCAATGCATCGACCGGTATCGAGACGCTGACTCAAAGAGCATTCGAAGCGGCTCGAACCATGGGTAAGGTGGTATTGATTGCGATTAACCACATCGATGGTAATGAAGAGAGGTTACCGGGCCTCCTCGAAGAGATTCAGCGGCGATTCGGACCTCGTTGTCTGCCGGTCAATTTACCGACAGCATCATTAGATGATGTGGTCGATTGTTATCTTCATTGTGAAGAGGGCGCCGCCGATTCACTGTTTCACTCTGCGATGTCGGCTAAAGATGATCTAATCGATACGGTACTCGAAGAAGATGAGGAGTTGATGGAGGTCTATCTCGAACAGGGAGAGTGTTTATCCCCAGAGCAGTTACATGCGCCATTGGAAGCCGCGCTACGTATGGGGCATCTGGTGCCTGTGTGTTTCACCAGTGCAGAGCAAGAGGTCGGTATTGGATCACTGCTCGAGATCATCACTAAGTTGATGCCAAGTCCATTAGAGGCTAACCCGCCTCAGTTTGTGAAAGGGGCTGGGAGCAATCTTACACCGGTGGATGTGACTCAGAATGCCAGTGACCATGTACTCGCCCATGTATTTAGGATCTCCATCGATCCCTTCTTCGGACGAATGGGCGTGTTCCGCCTCTATCAGGGTACGGTCACCGTTGGTATGAAGCTGTTTATTGGTGAGGGACGTAAACCGTTTAAAGTTACCCATATATTTAAGTTACAAGGTGATAAGCAAATTGGGGTACCGCAAGCAGTTCCTGGTGATATCTGTGCGGTGGCCAAAGTGGATGAACTTGAAGTCGGCGCCGTATTACACGACAGTCATGATGAAGATCAATTTCATCTCCCTGAGCTCAATCTTCCTCAACCTATCTTCGGTTTAGCCGTGATGCCCAAGCGTCGAGGCGATGAACAAAAGATTGCCGAAGTTTTACATAAGTTGGTTGCCGAAGATCCAAGCTTAAGTCTGGCGAAGAATGATGCTGAAGGTCAAATGATACTTCAGGGGCAGGGGGACCTGCATCTTCAGATCGCGATAGAAAAAGCCCATGACGTGTTTAATGTCGATATGGATACAGATAAACCCGCTGTCGCATATCGTGAGACGATTACCGACAGTGCTACAGCAAGGTACCGCCACAAGAAGCAATCGGGTGGCTCTGGTCAGTTTGGTGAAGTCGAGCTGACGGTAGAGCCTCTGGAAAGGGGCGCCGGTTTTGAGTTTGTCTCTAAGGTCGTGGGGGGATCGGTTCCCGGGCAGTATATTCCCGCCGTTGAAAAAGGGATAAAAGAAGCCATGATTTCAGGCGCCTTAGCCGGGTTCCCTATGCAGGATATCAAAGTCTGTTTACTCGATGGTAAGCATCATAGTGTCGACTCGAAAGAGATAGCCTTTGTGATGGCGGGTAAGAAGGCGTTTCTCGATGCGGTTGCCCAGGCAACGCCGGTGATATTAGAACCCGTCGTTGAGATGGAAGTGGTTGTCGCACAGGAACACGTGGGCGATATCACAGGTGATATCAGTTCCTGTCGAGGCATGGTATGTGGTACTCAGGCTCAGGGGAATAGTAAAGTCGTTGTCAGCGTAGAGGCGCCGCTTGCGACTGTCGATGACTATTCGACCCGACTTAAATCTATGACCGGAGGGGACGGTCAGTTCAGCATGACCTTTGCCAGATACGATATTACTCCGGACAATGTACAGAAATCATTAATCAAATCGGTAAGAGAGGTCGCCTGA